A genomic window from Aricia agestis chromosome 8, ilAriAges1.1, whole genome shotgun sequence includes:
- the LOC121729518 gene encoding transport and Golgi organization protein 11 — protein sequence MQYPPEESYTRLISHNMTVPQRIKATGDFDDESTPNGMVTGWDYANEKFDMKVPERILVVGQDQHLGTKATPREIQLDNAVLPTDPGMIRVSTPPRIITLDQHYFPSADDFPLGTPNSPPKHVRPTRSQGDGARSALPGIDHFNDSTMTESRLVLRDPSPPMGNGEGLSTAEEMVHLRRQIVKLNRRVMAIEAEQLQRQQKEKIAYAISIAYILFKVIAWLNRS from the exons ATGCAGTACCCCCCTGAAGAATCCTATACAAGACTAATAAGCCACAACATGACTGTGCCACAAAGAATCAAG gcAACTGGTGACTTCGATGACGAAAGTACGCCAAATGGTATGGTTACTGGATGGGATTATGCCAACGAAAAGTTTGATATGAAAGTGCCAGAGAGAATTTTAGTTGTTGGACAAGATCAGCATCTTG GAACTAAGGCCACTCCAAGAGAAATTCAGTTGGATAATGCAGTTTTGCCAACTGACCCTGGCATGATACGTGTGAGCACACCTCCTCGCATCATAACACTTGACCAGCACTATTTTCCTTCTGCTGATGATTTTCCTTTGGGGACACCTAACTCTCCACCAAAACATGTGCGACCAACACGCTCTCAAGGCGATGGAGCCCGATCAGCTTTACCAGGGATTGATCACTTCAATGACTCAACAATGACTGAATCACGTCTGGTCTtaag AGACCCATCTCCTCCAATGGGAAATGGCGAGGGTTTATCTACTGCGGAAGAAATGGTTCACTTGCGCCGGCAGATCGTGAAGCTGAACCGCCGAGTGATGGCGATAGAGGCTGAGCAGTTGCAAAGACAACAGAAAGAAAAGATTGCTTATGCAATAAGCATTGCATACATTCTGTTCAAGGTCATCGCTTGGCTCAACAGatcttaa
- the LOC121729516 gene encoding 4'-phosphopantetheine phosphatase, translating to MEHFGLSHILYEPDKYSPDTLDLVVDEEAREYWLNTCEKLVDKYVNFALTKKEDPTVEIRVLKFKTCYIEALKELRINPLAQGQLTIRLLLDINETCLRSQGFFDLWKEQKKYENEAALSALAARIAEIDALPDERQKWTEICKGVVAGNMFDWGAQAVTSILDCGLYVALEKIQKRPWLFDGLEKWIQKLENTVHHCAAVFVDNSGVDIVLGILPFVRALLLRGTSVILCANEWPALNDVTFVELEETLQHASLICPVIAASLAAGNLVVRSNGQRGPCLDLRTISVGLSTEMKKRGVDLIVLEGMGRALHTNFNARLSVDALKLAVVKNAWLAQRLGGPLFSVIFIYEDKPVET from the exons ATGGAACATTTTGGTTTATCACATATTTTGTATGAGCCAGATAAATACAGTCCCGATACTTTGGACCTGGTAGTCGACGAAGAAGCTCGAGAATATTGGCTCAACACCTGCGAAAAACTTGTAGATAAATATGTGAATTTTGCACTAACAAAAAAGGAAGATCCCACTGTTGAAATAAGAGtgttgaaatttaaaacatgCTATATTGAAGCTTTGAAGGAGCTAAGAATAAATCCACT tGCCCAGGGACAGTTAACAATAAGGTTACTCTTGGACATTAACGAGACTTGTCTTCGTTCTCAAGGTTTTTTTGATTTATGGAAAGAACAAAAGAAATATGAAAATGAAGCTGCTCTTTCGGCACTCGCAGCTCGTATAGCTGAGATAGATGCTTTGCCAGATGAAAGACAAAAGTGGACAGAAATTTGCAAGGGAGTCGTAGccg GTAATATGTTTGATTGGGGAGCTCAAGCTGTCACATCTATATTAGACTGTGGGCTGTATGTAGCCTTggagaaaatacaaaaaaggcCATGGCTATTTGATGGCTTAGAAAAATGGATCCAAAAATTagag aatactGTACATCACTGTGCTGCTGTCTTTGTGGACAACAGTGGTGTGGATATAGTTTTAGGGATTTTGCCTTTTGTAAGAGCCCTGCTACTTCGAGGCACATCTGTTATTTTATGTGCTAACGAATGGCCAGCACTCAATGATGTCACGTTTGTTGAATTGGAGGAAACCTTGCAACACGCATCCCTCATCTGTCCAGTTATAGCTGCTTCACTTGCTGCTGGTAACTTAGTTGTTAGATCCAATGGTCAAAGAGGTCCTTGTTTGGATTTAAGAACAATAAGCGTAG GGCTCAGTACTGAAATGAAAAAGCGTGGAGTTGACCTAATTGTGTTAGAGGGAATGGGAAGAGCACTGCACACAAATTTCAATGCGCGTCTCTCTGTAGATGCCCTTAAATTGGCAGTAGTCAAAAATGCTTGGTTAGCTCAACGTCTTGGTGGTCCACTATTCTCcgtcatttttatttatgaagacAAACCTGTTGAAACATAA